A window of the Mesoplasma florum L1 genome harbors these coding sequences:
- a CDS encoding thymidine phosphorylase gives MNYSFSEIIEKKKHSIELSAEEIKWLINSYVKNNVTDYQMAAFAMAVYFNGMTKAETLALTQSYVESGYVYDVSEVTGLKADKHSTGGVGDKTSLVYSPLVASYGVKVCKLSGRGLGVTGGTIDKLESCKGWTSELSKEKFIKTINEVGMSITGQSDDIVPADKKMYALRDVTGTVDSIPLIAASIMSKKLVIDSDSLILDVKVGAGAFMKNVDIAEKLANEMITIGHGYNRKVSILLTDMQKPLGKAIGNAIEVKEAWDTLNNNGPEDLKEVVCTAAGLTLTDLGIFDKLEDAITDCYKKLETGECAHYLEEFVEAQGGNFELIKNYDQNFTTKNKIEVFAEKDGYIISQDAETIGLLSMDLGAGRKTKEDLIDFSAGIYLNKKTGDVVKTGDVVLTFYTNFDINNDWIERAKKSFIISTENEKQQNIIKIIR, from the coding sequence ATGAACTACAGTTTTAGTGAAATTATAGAAAAAAAGAAACATTCAATAGAATTATCAGCTGAAGAAATTAAATGATTGATAAACAGTTACGTTAAAAATAATGTAACAGATTATCAAATGGCTGCTTTTGCTATGGCGGTTTATTTTAATGGAATGACCAAAGCAGAAACTTTAGCATTAACCCAATCTTATGTTGAATCAGGATATGTTTATGATGTCAGTGAGGTTACAGGTTTAAAAGCTGATAAGCATTCAACTGGCGGAGTTGGAGACAAAACAAGTTTAGTATATAGTCCGTTAGTTGCAAGTTATGGAGTAAAGGTTTGTAAACTTTCTGGTAGAGGACTTGGAGTAACTGGTGGTACTATTGATAAATTAGAGTCATGTAAAGGTTGAACAAGTGAATTATCTAAAGAAAAATTCATTAAAACAATTAATGAAGTTGGAATGAGCATCACAGGTCAGTCAGATGATATTGTTCCTGCTGATAAAAAAATGTATGCACTAAGAGATGTTACTGGAACTGTTGATTCTATTCCTTTAATCGCTGCTTCTATTATGAGCAAAAAATTAGTAATCGATAGTGACAGTTTAATTCTAGATGTTAAAGTTGGAGCTGGTGCATTTATGAAAAATGTAGACATTGCTGAAAAACTAGCAAACGAAATGATTACTATTGGGCACGGGTATAATAGAAAAGTTTCAATTCTTCTTACTGACATGCAAAAACCTTTAGGAAAAGCTATAGGAAATGCAATTGAAGTTAAGGAAGCTTGAGATACTTTAAATAACAATGGTCCAGAAGATTTAAAAGAAGTTGTTTGTACAGCTGCTGGATTAACTTTAACTGACTTAGGTATTTTTGATAAATTAGAAGATGCTATAACTGATTGTTATAAAAAACTAGAAACTGGTGAATGTGCACATTACTTGGAAGAATTCGTTGAAGCTCAGGGCGGAAATTTTGAGTTAATCAAAAACTATGATCAAAATTTTACAACTAAGAATAAAATTGAAGTATTCGCTGAAAAAGATGGTTACATCATTTCACAAGACGCTGAAACTATAGGTTTACTTTCAATGGATCTTGGAGCCGGTAGAAAAACAAAAGAGGATTTAATAGATTTCTCTGCTGGAATATATTTAAATAAAAAAACTGGTGATGTTGTAAAAACTGGTGATGTTGTTTTAACTTTCTACACAAACTTTGATATTAACAATGATTGAATAGAGAGAGCTAAAAAAAGTTTTATTATTTCAACTGAAAATGAAAAACAACAAAATATTATAAAGATTATTAGATAA